In Streptomyces sclerotialus, one genomic interval encodes:
- the uvrC gene encoding excinuclease ABC subunit UvrC, which translates to MADPSSYRPKPGQIPDSPGVYKFRDEHRRVIYVGKAKSLRQRLSNYFQDLANLHPRTRTMVTTAAAVEWTVVSTEVEALQLEYSWIKEFDPRFNVKYRDDKSYPYLAVTLDEEFPRVQVMRGAKKKGVRYFGPYAHAWAIRETVDLMLRVFPVRTCSAGVFKRSRQIGRPCLLGYIGKCSAPCVDRVSAEEHRELAEEFCDFMAGRTGAYIRRLERLMAEAAEEMEYERAARLRDDIEALKRAMEKNAVVLADATDADLIALAEDELEAAVQIFHVRGGRVRGQRGWVTDKVENVDTAALVEHALQQLYGEERGDAVPKEVLVPALPDPVEPVQQWLSERRGANVSLRIPQRGDKKDLMATVQRNAQQALALHKTKRASDLTTRSRALEEIAEALDLDSVPLRIECFDISHLQGDDVVASMVVFEDGLARKSEYRRFQIKSFAGQDDVRSMHEVISRRFKRYLAEKQRTGEWEEAGPDTGGPVSGPAPGPADLSGPVPEPGDLSGPAPGPKDEEGRPKRFAYPPQLVVVDGGRPQVAAAQRALDELGIDDVAVCGLAKRLEEVWLPGEEDPVVLPRTSEGLYILQRVRDEAHRFAIAYQRNKRGKRLTAGPLDTVPGLGESRRQALLKHFGSLKKLRAATIEEICEVPGVGRKTAETVAATLAQAAPAAPAVNTATGEIIEDEGAPQAALPSEQGQER; encoded by the coding sequence ATGGCAGACCCCAGCAGCTATCGACCCAAGCCGGGACAGATCCCCGACTCGCCGGGGGTCTACAAGTTCCGGGACGAGCACCGACGGGTGATCTACGTCGGCAAGGCCAAGAGCCTGCGCCAGCGCCTGTCGAACTACTTCCAGGACCTGGCCAACCTCCATCCGCGTACGCGCACGATGGTCACCACCGCGGCGGCCGTGGAGTGGACCGTCGTCTCCACCGAGGTCGAGGCGCTCCAGCTGGAGTACAGCTGGATCAAGGAGTTCGACCCGCGGTTCAACGTCAAGTACCGCGACGACAAGAGCTACCCGTACCTCGCGGTCACCCTCGACGAGGAGTTCCCGCGGGTCCAGGTCATGCGCGGCGCCAAGAAGAAGGGCGTGCGCTACTTCGGTCCGTACGCGCACGCCTGGGCCATCCGCGAGACCGTCGACCTGATGCTGCGGGTCTTCCCCGTCCGCACCTGCTCCGCCGGGGTCTTCAAGCGCTCCCGCCAGATCGGCCGCCCCTGCCTGCTGGGCTACATCGGCAAGTGCTCGGCGCCCTGCGTCGACCGGGTCTCGGCCGAGGAGCACCGCGAACTGGCCGAGGAGTTCTGCGACTTCATGGCGGGCCGCACGGGCGCGTACATCCGCCGCCTGGAGCGGCTGATGGCCGAGGCCGCCGAGGAGATGGAGTACGAGAGAGCGGCCCGGCTGCGCGACGACATAGAGGCGCTCAAGCGCGCCATGGAGAAGAACGCCGTGGTGCTCGCCGACGCCACGGACGCCGACCTCATCGCGCTCGCCGAGGACGAGCTGGAGGCCGCGGTCCAGATCTTCCACGTGCGCGGCGGCCGGGTGCGCGGCCAGCGCGGCTGGGTCACCGACAAGGTCGAGAACGTCGACACCGCGGCCCTCGTGGAGCACGCCCTCCAGCAGCTCTACGGCGAGGAGCGCGGCGACGCCGTGCCCAAGGAGGTCCTGGTCCCGGCGCTGCCCGACCCCGTCGAGCCGGTCCAGCAGTGGCTGTCCGAGCGCCGCGGGGCGAACGTCTCGCTGCGCATCCCGCAGCGCGGCGACAAGAAGGACCTGATGGCCACGGTCCAGCGCAACGCCCAGCAGGCCCTCGCGCTGCACAAGACCAAGCGCGCCTCGGACCTGACGACCCGCTCCCGGGCGCTGGAGGAGATCGCCGAGGCGCTGGACCTGGACTCGGTGCCGCTGCGCATCGAGTGCTTCGACATCTCCCACCTCCAGGGCGACGACGTGGTGGCGTCCATGGTCGTCTTCGAGGACGGGCTGGCCCGCAAGAGCGAGTACCGGCGCTTCCAGATCAAGTCCTTCGCCGGCCAGGACGACGTCCGGTCGATGCACGAGGTGATCTCCCGCCGCTTCAAGCGGTACCTGGCGGAGAAGCAGCGGACCGGCGAGTGGGAGGAGGCCGGACCGGACACCGGCGGACCGGTCTCCGGGCCCGCGCCGGGTCCCGCGGACCTCTCCGGGCCCGTACCGGAGCCGGGCGACCTCTCCGGGCCCGCGCCGGGCCCGAAGGACGAGGAGGGCCGCCCCAAGCGCTTCGCGTACCCGCCGCAGCTGGTGGTCGTCGACGGCGGCCGGCCGCAGGTCGCCGCGGCGCAGCGGGCCCTGGACGAGCTGGGCATCGACGACGTCGCGGTCTGCGGGCTGGCCAAGCGCCTGGAGGAGGTCTGGCTGCCCGGCGAGGAGGACCCGGTCGTACTGCCCCGGACGAGCGAGGGGCTGTACATCCTCCAGCGCGTCCGTGACGAGGCGCACCGCTTCGCCATCGCCTACCAGCGCAACAAGCGCGGCAAGCGGCTGACGGCCGGCCCCCTGGACACCGTGCCGGGCCTCGGCGAGAGTCGCCGCCAGGCCCTCCTGAAGCACTTCGGGTCCCTGAAGAAACTCAGGGCCGCGACGATCGAGGAGATCTGCGAGGTGCCCGGCGTCGGCCGCAAGACCGCCGAGACCGTCGCGGCGACCCTGGCCCAGGCCGCTCCGGCCGCCCCGGCGGTGAACACCGCCACCGGAGAGATCATTGAAGATGAGGGGGCACCGCAAGCTGCGCTGCCTTCGGAACAGGGACAGGAACGATGA
- a CDS encoding sugar porter family MFS transporter: MSTRLKNALIWVFGALGGILWGYDTGVISGALLYIKRDIPMTPLLEGMVVSGLLVGAMLGAGLSGRLSDSWGRRRLILAASGVFILGTLGAALATHVWALIVFRFVLGIGVGIASVVVPLYLTELAPKHVRGGLASLMQLLVTVGIFLAYLTDYLFHDSGAWRWMIGLGVVPAAVLAVGIITQPESPRWLVGKGRGDEARRVLFQLRGEGDAARAELAEIEETVRTEREQTESLTFRHLLSPRLRPVFVVGMLLVFFQNFVGINTIIYYAPRLLTNVGFGDSGAIIATMGVGALNMLMTLPAMRLIDHRGRKPLLLWGALGMCAAMVLLAVTNLSGLGYGALLSTLTLFGIGLYIASFAVSWGPVQWVMLPELFPMRLRAAAVSLCVIFNWLFNMVVALAFPSLLDTFGAGANFLFFAVMTFLAFVFVRKLLPETKGRSLEAIEQDLLRGKADLAGGADSVPVSSGSSAGP, from the coding sequence GTGTCGACCCGCCTCAAGAACGCGCTGATCTGGGTCTTCGGCGCGCTCGGCGGCATCCTGTGGGGTTACGACACGGGCGTGATCTCCGGGGCGCTGCTCTACATCAAGCGTGACATCCCCATGACCCCGCTGCTGGAGGGCATGGTCGTCTCCGGGCTGCTGGTCGGCGCGATGCTGGGCGCGGGCCTGTCCGGGCGGCTGTCGGACTCCTGGGGCCGCCGGCGGCTGATCCTCGCGGCCTCCGGGGTCTTCATCCTCGGCACGCTCGGCGCGGCGCTCGCCACGCACGTCTGGGCGCTGATCGTCTTCCGGTTCGTCCTCGGCATCGGCGTCGGCATCGCGTCCGTCGTCGTCCCGCTGTACCTGACCGAGCTGGCGCCCAAGCACGTACGCGGCGGGCTGGCCTCGCTGATGCAGCTGCTGGTCACGGTCGGCATCTTCCTCGCGTACCTCACCGACTACCTCTTCCACGACTCCGGCGCCTGGCGCTGGATGATCGGGCTCGGCGTCGTGCCGGCGGCGGTGCTGGCGGTCGGCATCATCACGCAGCCGGAGAGCCCGCGCTGGCTGGTCGGCAAGGGACGCGGCGACGAGGCGCGGCGGGTGCTGTTCCAGCTGCGCGGGGAGGGCGATGCGGCCCGGGCCGAACTGGCGGAGATCGAGGAGACCGTACGGACCGAGCGCGAGCAGACCGAGAGCCTCACCTTCAGGCATCTGCTGTCGCCGAGGCTGCGGCCGGTGTTCGTGGTCGGGATGCTGCTGGTGTTCTTCCAGAACTTCGTCGGCATCAACACGATCATCTACTACGCGCCGCGGCTGCTGACCAACGTCGGCTTCGGGGACAGCGGCGCGATCATCGCCACCATGGGGGTGGGCGCGCTGAACATGCTGATGACGCTGCCCGCCATGCGGCTGATCGACCACAGGGGGCGCAAGCCGCTGCTCCTCTGGGGCGCGCTGGGCATGTGTGCCGCGATGGTGCTGCTGGCCGTCACCAACCTGAGCGGGCTGGGCTACGGTGCGCTGCTGTCCACCCTCACGCTCTTCGGCATCGGCCTCTACATCGCGTCGTTCGCCGTCTCCTGGGGGCCGGTGCAGTGGGTGATGCTGCCCGAGCTGTTCCCCATGCGGCTGCGGGCCGCGGCGGTCAGCCTGTGCGTGATCTTCAACTGGCTGTTCAACATGGTGGTCGCGCTGGCGTTCCCCTCGCTCCTGGACACCTTCGGGGCGGGCGCCAACTTCCTCTTCTTCGCGGTGATGACCTTCCTCGCCTTCGTGTTCGTGCGGAAGCTGCTCCCGGAGACCAAGGGGCGCAGTCTGGAGGCGATCGAGCAGGACCTGCTGCGGGGTAAGGCGGACCTGGCCGGGGGCGCGGATTCCGTCCCGGTATCGTCGGGAAGCAGCGCCGGCCCCTGA
- a CDS encoding Rieske (2Fe-2S) protein, which yields MSEPLHRRTVLRGAALAGIACVGAAACSTGGSGSGSGSGSVPKAPTQETELGAAADVPVGGAKLYPEEKLVVSQPAKGEFKCFSSVCTHAGAVLNALDKEVATCPLHGSRFDVATGKPVHGPATTPLEEVPVKVEGGKLIAG from the coding sequence ATGAGTGAGCCCCTCCACCGCCGTACCGTGCTGCGAGGGGCCGCGCTCGCGGGCATCGCGTGCGTCGGCGCCGCCGCGTGCTCCACGGGCGGCTCGGGGTCGGGGTCGGGGTCGGGCTCGGTCCCGAAGGCGCCCACCCAGGAGACGGAGCTGGGCGCCGCCGCCGACGTACCGGTGGGCGGCGCCAAGCTCTACCCCGAGGAGAAGCTGGTCGTCTCGCAGCCTGCGAAGGGCGAGTTCAAGTGCTTCAGCTCGGTGTGCACGCACGCGGGCGCGGTCCTGAACGCGCTCGACAAGGAAGTGGCGACCTGCCCGTTGCACGGGAGCCGGTTCGACGTGGCCACCGGCAAGCCGGTGCACGGCCCGGCGACCACGCCGCTGGAAGAGGTGCCGGTGAAGGTCGAGGGCGGCAAGCTGATCGCGGGTTGA
- the rapZ gene encoding RNase adapter RapZ has translation MSDSSPEQQTEREGAPSAAPIRDDQDRSPAIPELVIISGMSGAGRSTAAKCLEDLGWFVVDNIPPELIPPMVDLGARSQGNVARIAVVVDVRGRRFFDNLKESLAALDAAHVKRRIVFLESSDEALVRRFESVRRPHPLQGDGRIVDGIAAERDLLRELRGDADLVIDTSSLNVHELRAKMDAQFAGEEVPELRATVMSFGFKYGLPVDADLVVDCRFIPNPHWVPELRPYTGLNEEVSNYVFSQPGSKEFLDGYAELLRIVAEGYRREGKRYVTIAVGCTGGKHRSVAMSEKLARRLVSEGVETVVVHRDMGRE, from the coding sequence ATGAGCGACAGCAGCCCCGAGCAGCAGACCGAGAGAGAAGGCGCGCCGAGTGCGGCGCCGATCCGCGACGACCAGGACCGCAGCCCCGCGATCCCCGAGCTGGTGATCATCTCCGGGATGTCGGGGGCCGGGCGGAGCACGGCCGCGAAGTGCCTGGAGGACCTGGGCTGGTTCGTGGTCGACAACATCCCGCCCGAGCTCATCCCGCCGATGGTCGACCTCGGCGCCCGCTCCCAGGGCAACGTCGCCCGTATCGCGGTGGTCGTCGACGTCCGCGGCCGCCGCTTCTTCGACAACCTCAAGGAGTCCCTGGCCGCGCTGGACGCCGCGCACGTCAAGCGCCGGATCGTCTTCCTGGAGTCCTCCGACGAGGCCCTGGTCCGCCGCTTCGAGTCGGTGCGCCGCCCGCATCCGCTGCAGGGCGACGGCCGGATCGTCGACGGCATCGCCGCCGAGCGCGACCTGCTGCGCGAGCTGCGCGGCGATGCCGACCTGGTGATCGACACCTCCAGCCTGAACGTCCACGAGCTGCGCGCCAAGATGGACGCCCAGTTCGCCGGCGAGGAGGTTCCCGAGCTGCGGGCCACGGTGATGTCCTTCGGCTTCAAGTACGGCCTGCCGGTCGACGCCGACCTCGTGGTGGACTGCCGCTTCATCCCGAACCCGCACTGGGTCCCGGAGCTGCGCCCGTACACGGGGCTGAACGAAGAGGTGTCCAACTACGTCTTCAGCCAGCCCGGGTCCAAGGAGTTCCTGGACGGCTACGCCGAGCTGCTGCGCATCGTCGCCGAGGGGTACCGCCGCGAGGGCAAGCGGTACGTGACCATCGCGGTCGGCTGTACGGGCGGCAAGCACCGCAGCGTCGCCATGTCGGAGAAGCTCGCCCGCCGCCTGGTCTCCGAAGGAGTCGAGACGGTCGTCGTCCACCGGGACATGGGGCGCGAGTGA
- a CDS encoding gluconeogenesis factor YvcK family protein, whose protein sequence is MTSRTPRMRRVRRLVRGSTKGATPKVVALGGGMGLSASLAALRRITRDLTAVVTVADDGGSSGRLRDELGVLPPGDLRKALAALCGDDDWGQTWARVIQHRFISGGELHDHAVGNLLIVALWEQLGDHVQALDLVGKLLGAHGRVLPMSAVPLELQALVKGHDTDRPDEISTVRGQATVALTPGEVQSVHVVPEAPPAVPEAVEAVRDADWVVLGPGSWFSSVIPHLLVPQLCEALEETKARKVLSLNLAPQPGETDGFSPQRHLEVLARHAPKLAFDVVLADQDAVPDRDGLTGVAKELFGSEVELAAVAAQGGATQAKPGGGSPRHDPELLAAAYDRIFRMHGRIGPWR, encoded by the coding sequence GTGACCAGCCGCACGCCCCGGATGCGCCGCGTACGCCGGCTCGTACGGGGCAGCACGAAGGGTGCCACCCCGAAGGTCGTCGCTCTGGGCGGCGGCATGGGCCTGTCCGCCTCGCTCGCCGCGCTGCGCCGCATCACGCGCGACCTGACCGCCGTGGTCACCGTCGCCGACGACGGCGGCTCCAGCGGCCGGCTCCGCGACGAGCTGGGCGTCCTGCCCCCCGGCGACCTGCGCAAGGCCCTCGCGGCGCTGTGCGGCGACGACGACTGGGGCCAGACCTGGGCCCGGGTCATCCAGCACCGCTTCATCAGCGGCGGCGAGCTGCACGACCACGCCGTGGGAAATCTCCTGATCGTCGCCCTGTGGGAACAGCTGGGTGACCACGTCCAGGCGCTCGACCTGGTCGGCAAGCTGCTGGGCGCACACGGCCGGGTGCTCCCGATGTCCGCCGTACCGCTGGAGCTCCAGGCCCTGGTCAAGGGCCACGACACGGACCGGCCGGACGAGATCTCCACCGTCCGTGGCCAGGCCACGGTCGCGCTCACCCCCGGCGAGGTGCAGTCCGTGCACGTCGTCCCCGAGGCCCCGCCGGCCGTCCCGGAGGCCGTCGAGGCGGTCCGGGACGCCGACTGGGTGGTGCTCGGCCCCGGGTCCTGGTTCTCCTCCGTGATCCCGCATCTGCTGGTGCCACAGCTGTGCGAGGCGCTGGAGGAGACCAAGGCACGTAAGGTTCTCTCGTTGAACCTCGCACCCCAGCCGGGGGAGACGGACGGGTTTTCCCCGCAGCGTCATTTGGAGGTTTTGGCCCGACACGCCCCTAAACTCGCCTTCGACGTGGTGCTGGCCGATCAGGACGCCGTGCCCGACCGGGACGGTCTGACCGGAGTGGCCAAGGAGCTGTTCGGCAGCGAGGTCGAGCTGGCGGCCGTGGCCGCTCAAGGGGGAGCCACCCAGGCGAAGCCCGGGGGCGGCTCCCCTCGGCACGACCCCGAGCTGCTGGCCGCCGCGTACGACCGTATTTTTCGGATGCATGGAAGGATCGGCCCATGGCGATGA
- a CDS encoding papain-like cysteine protease family protein yields MHRPSRRTRSCRTRATRRRWPLIAAVAAVLTGFPAATATAAPDTALGSKKLNITMQAQQNSNWCWAASGNTIAAWFGRNYSQNQFCNASFGRQQGTTCPNSQATLGDVQNGLDWAGINPGSYVSGYLKYSTVQSEINANRPVETRIRWSSGGGHMHVLYGFDTADNWVYWGDPWPDNNRYNWGDYRYYVNGSEFSWTHSLYRIGA; encoded by the coding sequence ATGCACCGCCCGTCCCGCCGCACACGCTCGTGCCGTACCCGCGCAACGCGCCGCAGATGGCCCCTGATCGCGGCCGTCGCCGCCGTCCTCACCGGCTTCCCCGCCGCGACGGCGACGGCCGCCCCCGACACCGCGCTCGGCAGCAAGAAGCTGAACATCACGATGCAGGCCCAGCAGAACAGCAACTGGTGCTGGGCGGCCTCCGGCAACACCATCGCCGCCTGGTTCGGCCGGAACTACAGCCAGAACCAGTTCTGCAACGCCTCCTTCGGGCGGCAGCAAGGCACCACCTGTCCCAACAGCCAGGCCACGCTGGGAGACGTGCAGAACGGCCTCGACTGGGCCGGCATCAACCCCGGCAGCTACGTCAGCGGCTACCTGAAGTACAGCACCGTACAGAGCGAGATCAACGCCAACAGGCCCGTGGAGACCCGCATCCGGTGGTCCTCCGGGGGCGGCCACATGCACGTCCTGTACGGCTTCGACACCGCGGACAACTGGGTGTACTGGGGCGACCCCTGGCCCGACAACAACCGCTACAACTGGGGCGATTACCGCTACTACGTCAACGGCAGCGAGTTCTCCTGGACGCACTCCCTCTACCGGATCGGAGCCTGA